The following coding sequences lie in one Meles meles chromosome X, mMelMel3.1 paternal haplotype, whole genome shotgun sequence genomic window:
- the LOC123934349 gene encoding putative G antigen family E member 3, with protein sequence MSGHVKPRSNPKQRRNDQKCSQGIETVVAQQLSDEQRKQKDAQPASQNMIPDQGKEAEGGPVAQEPDVEADLWELAEPKTWGEGQSQV encoded by the exons ATGAGTGGGCATGTAAAACCAAGATCCAACCctaaacaaagaagaaatgatcAAAAGTGTTCCCAGGGAATTGAAACTGTGGTT GCCCAGCAGCTCAGTGATGAGCAACGGAAACAGAAGGACGCACAACCTGCAAGTCAGAATATGATACCTGATCAAGGGAAGGAAGCTGAAGGAGGACCTGTGGCTCAAg agcctgatgtggaagcTGATCTCTGGGAGCTGGCTGAGCCAAAGACTTGGG GTGAAGGGCAGTCACAGGTTTAA